The following proteins are co-located in the Tiliqua scincoides isolate rTilSci1 chromosome 8, rTilSci1.hap2, whole genome shotgun sequence genome:
- the HMG20B gene encoding SWI/SNF-related matrix-associated actin-dependent regulator of chromatin subfamily E member 1-related isoform X2 codes for MSHGSKQQATRLLNTSGKTQHGSFLVAIKQEKGEAPRPIGEKSHGEEEPVKKRGWPKGKKRKKILPNGPKAPVTGYVRFLNERREQIRMQHPDLPFPEITKMLGAEWSKLQPTEKQRYLDEAEREKQQYMKELREYQQSEAYKMCAEKIQEKKIKKEDAGSGAINTLLNGYKPGEGGSDGFSTFDVPIFTEEFLDQNKAREAELRRLRKMNTEFEEQNAILQKHTESMSCAKDRLEQELALEERQTLALQQQLQSVRQALTTSFASLPIPGETPTLGTLDFYMAKLHSAIESNPQQHERLVVRVKEILSRIASEHL; via the exons ATGTCCCATGGCTCCAAACAGCAGGCCACAAGATTGCT AAACACCtctgggaaaacccagcatgggaGCTTCCTGGTGGCTATTAAACAAGAGAAGGGCGAGGCCCCTCGGCCAATTGGGGAGAAGTCCCATGGTGAAGAGGAG CCAGTGAAGAAACGAGGATGGCCAAAgggcaagaagaggaagaagattcTCCCCAATGGGCCCAAAGCCCCAGTGACAGGCTACGTTCGCTTCCTGAATGAACGGCGGGAGCAGATCCGGATGCAACACCCAGACTTGCCCTTCCCAGAGATCACAAAAATGCTAGGGGCAGAATGGAGTAAACTGCAGCCCACGGAGAAGCAA CGGTACCTAGATGAGGCTGAGCGGGAGAAGCAGCAGTATATGAAGGAGCTGAGGGAATACCAGCAGTCAGAAGCCTACAAAATGTGTGCTGAAAAGATCCAGGAGAAAAAGATAAAGAAAG AGGATGCTGGATCTGGGGCTATAAACACTCTGCTGAATGGGTACAAG CCTGGAGAAGGCGGCAGCGATGGCTTCTCAACTTTTGATGTCCCCATATTTACAGAAGAATTTTTGGACCAGAATAAAG CACGGGAAGCTGAGCTGCGACGACTGCGTAAGATGAACACGGAGTTTGAGGAGCAGAATGCCATCTTGCAGAAGCATACAGAAAGCATGAGCTGTGCCAAGGACCGCCTGGAGCAAGAGCTTGCCCTGGAGGAGAGACAGACACTGGCACTGCAGCAACAGCTCCAGTCAGTGCGCCAGGCCTTGACCACCAGCTTTGCCAGCCTCCCCATCCCAG GTGAAACTCCCACATTGGGCACCCTGGATTTCTATATGGCTAAGCTGCACAGTGCTATTGAGAGCAATCCCCAGCAACACGAGAGACTGGTTGTCCGGGTCAAGGAGATCCTGTCCCGCATTGCCAG TGAGCACCTGTGA
- the HMG20B gene encoding SWI/SNF-related matrix-associated actin-dependent regulator of chromatin subfamily E member 1-related isoform X1 — MSHGSKQQATRLLNTSGKTQHGSFLVAIKQEKGEAPRPIGEKSHGEEEPVKKRGWPKGKKRKKILPNGPKAPVTGYVRFLNERREQIRMQHPDLPFPEITKMLGAEWSKLQPTEKQRYLDEAEREKQQYMKELREYQQSEAYKMCAEKIQEKKIKKEDAGSGAINTLLNGYKPGEGGSDGFSTFDVPIFTEEFLDQNKAREAELRRLRKMNTEFEEQNAILQKHTESMSCAKDRLEQELALEERQTLALQQQLQSVRQALTTSFASLPIPGTGETPTLGTLDFYMAKLHSAIESNPQQHERLVVRVKEILSRIASEHL, encoded by the exons ATGTCCCATGGCTCCAAACAGCAGGCCACAAGATTGCT AAACACCtctgggaaaacccagcatgggaGCTTCCTGGTGGCTATTAAACAAGAGAAGGGCGAGGCCCCTCGGCCAATTGGGGAGAAGTCCCATGGTGAAGAGGAG CCAGTGAAGAAACGAGGATGGCCAAAgggcaagaagaggaagaagattcTCCCCAATGGGCCCAAAGCCCCAGTGACAGGCTACGTTCGCTTCCTGAATGAACGGCGGGAGCAGATCCGGATGCAACACCCAGACTTGCCCTTCCCAGAGATCACAAAAATGCTAGGGGCAGAATGGAGTAAACTGCAGCCCACGGAGAAGCAA CGGTACCTAGATGAGGCTGAGCGGGAGAAGCAGCAGTATATGAAGGAGCTGAGGGAATACCAGCAGTCAGAAGCCTACAAAATGTGTGCTGAAAAGATCCAGGAGAAAAAGATAAAGAAAG AGGATGCTGGATCTGGGGCTATAAACACTCTGCTGAATGGGTACAAG CCTGGAGAAGGCGGCAGCGATGGCTTCTCAACTTTTGATGTCCCCATATTTACAGAAGAATTTTTGGACCAGAATAAAG CACGGGAAGCTGAGCTGCGACGACTGCGTAAGATGAACACGGAGTTTGAGGAGCAGAATGCCATCTTGCAGAAGCATACAGAAAGCATGAGCTGTGCCAAGGACCGCCTGGAGCAAGAGCTTGCCCTGGAGGAGAGACAGACACTGGCACTGCAGCAACAGCTCCAGTCAGTGCGCCAGGCCTTGACCACCAGCTTTGCCAGCCTCCCCATCCCAG GCACAGGTGAAACTCCCACATTGGGCACCCTGGATTTCTATATGGCTAAGCTGCACAGTGCTATTGAGAGCAATCCCCAGCAACACGAGAGACTGGTTGTCCGGGTCAAGGAGATCCTGTCCCGCATTGCCAG TGAGCACCTGTGA